A stretch of Telopea speciosissima isolate NSW1024214 ecotype Mountain lineage chromosome 11, Tspe_v1, whole genome shotgun sequence DNA encodes these proteins:
- the LOC122646287 gene encoding pentatricopeptide repeat-containing protein At1g77360, mitochondrial-like — MAAAAENPRSAASIAPSKHSQSSNSKIPSIPRPQLFSSYHDNANISPSVKIFFEIISKIPVPELEAALSHTGIPPLPEHVEEVLKFCYGSPAAAVKFFRWAGLTKKHTTYSWNLMVDILGKNQLFEEMWDAIRSMKQEGVLSIATFVSVFGSYCNANKISEAVMTFDVMDRYGIQPDVVAVNSLLSAICREDNQTLKALEFFERTKTKIAPDGDTFAILLEGWEKEGNVAKAKTTFGEMVIRVGWSPQNMSAYDAFLTTLVRGAQADEAIKFLMVMKGKNCLPGMKFFSNALDILIRQKNHCHAVALWDIMVGSGLVPNLIMYNAMIGLLCDSNDFVNAFRFLDNMVFHGAFPDSLSYNMIFQCLIKIKKGREAASFFFEMTKNEWPPSHSNCASAIKLFFDCDDPESAIEVWSYMIKNHVSPVDESSNALLVGLIDLGRVKEVRRFADDMLDGGINISESTMAKLKSAFYKDGRSGRDMYDRIARRWKDH, encoded by the coding sequence ATGGCGGCCGCGGCCGAAAACCCTAGAAGTGCAGCCTCCATTGCTCCCTCGAAACACTCGCAGAGCAGCAACTCAAAAATTCCCTCTATTCCGAGACCACAGCTGTTCTCTTCCTATCATGACAACGCAAATATCTCTCCGAGTGTGAAGATTTTCTTTGAAATCATCTCCAAAATCCCTGTTCCTGAACTTGAAGCCGCGTTATCACACACCGGAATTCCTCCGTTGCCAGAGCACGTTGAAGAGGTGCTGAAGTTCTGTTATGGGTCTCCTGCAGCTGCTGTGAAGTTTTTTAGATGGGCAGGCTTAACGAAGAAGCACACGACATATTCGTGGAATCTGATGGTTGACATTCTTGGTAAGAATCAACTCTTTGAGGAAATGTGGGATGCAATTCGGTCGATGAAGCAAGAAGGTGTGCTTTCAATTGCCACCTTTGTCTCTGTATTTGGCAGCTACTGTAATGCCAACAAGATCAGTGAAGCTGTGATGACCTTTGATGTTATGGATCGGTATGGAATCCAACCCGACGTGGTTGCTGTAAACTCTCTTCTCAGTGCAATATGCCGTGAAGATAATCAGACCCTGAAGGCACTTGAATTTTTTGAGCGGACTAAGACAAAGATTGCCCCAGATGGGGACACATTTGCGATCTTGTTAGAAGGTTGGGAGAAGGAAGGCAATGTTGCCAAGGCGAAGACCACTTTTGGAGAAATGGTCATTCGAGTTGGGTGGAGTCCGCAGAACATGTCAGCTTATGATGCATTCCTTACAACGCTTGTTCGTGGAGCTCAGGCTGATGAAGCAATCAAGTTTCTTATGGTCATGAAGGGGAAGAATTGCCTCCCAGGTATGAAATTCTTTTCTAATGCCCTTGATATCCTTATTAGGCAGAAAAACCATTGTCATGCTGTGGCGTTATGGGACATCATGGTGGGTAGCGGCTTGGTTCCCAATTTGATAATGTACAATGCGATGATTGGCCTGCTATGCGACAGCAATGACTTCGTCAATGCCTTCCGTTTCCTTGACAACATGGTCTTCCATGGTGCCTTTCCTGATTCCCTTTCCTATAACATGATTTTCCAATGTCTGATTAAGATCAAGAAGGGTCGTGAAGCAGCTAGCTTTTTCTTTGAGATGACGAAGAACGAATGGCCTCCATCTCACTCTAACTGTGCTTCAGCCATCAAGTTGTTCTTTGATTGTGATGATCCTGAATCGGCTATTGAGGTGTGGAGTTACATGATTAAGAATCATGTATCTCCAGTCGATGAAAGCTCAAATGCATTGCTTGTTGGGCTTATTGATTTAGGTAGGGTGAAGGAAGTGAGGAGGTTTGCCGATGATATGCTCGACGGAGGAATTAATATCTCTGAGTCAACAATGGCAAAGTTGAAAAGTGCATTCTATAAGGACGGGAGGAGCGGAAGAGATATGTATGATCGGATTGCTAGGAGGTGGAAAGACCATTAA